A genomic stretch from Mastacembelus armatus chromosome 7, fMasArm1.2, whole genome shotgun sequence includes:
- the ampd1 gene encoding AMP deaminase 1 isoform X3: MPKVLVPGPKKTDDKMRAFAEKVFASETKDENVRDEISMFDVAEDCPILHHEMAHHLHTDDDAEKRKRLHLCCTVNMPVIAAHVAAAPVVSVDADRPIYLEVPDYQRVAIIGDYAAGVTMDDFELSCKGLYRALTIREKYMRLAFQRFPRTASQFLREIEEESFKPEDQLQPVFTPPPKKGEDPFDTKDLPENLGYVARMKDGVIYVYNDAAAADKHQPKDLPCPNYDTFIDDMNFLIALIAQGPTKTYTHRRLKFIMSKFNVHEMLNEMEEMKELKKNPHRDFYNCRKVDTHIHAAACMNQKHLLRFIKKSYRVDADRVVQILKDREITLKELFESLNLHPYDLTVDSLDVHAGRQTFQRFDKFNAKYNPVGASELRDLYLKTENHINGEYFATIIKEVASDLEDAKYQYAEPRLSIYGSNTNEWNKLSSWFVKHRVFSPNLKWMIQVPRIYDIFRGRNFVPHFGKMLENIFLPVFQATIDPQSNPELSIFLKHVTGFDSVDDESKHSGHMFSSKSPKPQKWDMNKNPSYTYYIYYMYANIAVLNQLRRQRGMNTFLFRPHCGEAGAITHLLAAFMTADNISHGLNLKKSPVLQYLYFLSQIPIAMSPLSNNSLFLEYAKNPLLEFHKKGLMVSLSTDDPMQFHYTKEPLMEEYAIAAQVFKLSTCDMCEISRNSVLQSGMSHEEKICYLGEDYLKEGPESNDIRKTNVAQIRMAYRYETLCYELNLVKEGLKIV, from the exons AGACCGATGACAAGATGCGGGCCTTCGCAGAGAAGGTCTTTGCATCTGAGACCAAAGATGAAAACGTCCGTGATGAGATCTCCATGTTTGATGTGGCTGAGGACTGTCCCATCCTGCACCACGAGATGGCCCACCATCTGCacactgatgatgatgctgaGAAACG CAAACGGCTCCACCTCTGCTGCACCGTGAACATGCCCGTGATTGCTGCCCATGTAGCAGCTGCCCCTGTAGTCTCAGTGGATGCAGACAGGCCCATCTACCTGGAAGTGCCAGACTACCAGAGAGTGGCTATAATCGGAGACTATGCAGCTGGG GTGACGATGGATGACTTTGAGCTCTCCTGTAAAGGTTTGTACCGTGCCTTGACCATCAGGGAGAAGTACATGAGGCTGGCCTTCCAGCGCTTCCCACGGACTGCCTCCCAGTTCCTGCGTGAGATTGAGGAAGAGAGCTTCAAACCAGAGGATCAGTTGCAGCCAG TCTTCACACCCCCTCCAAAGAAAGGGGAAGACCCCTTTGACACCAAGGACCTGCCAGAGAATCTGGGTTATGTTGCTCGTATGAAGGATGGTGTCATCTATGTGTACAAtgatgcagcagctgctgacaaACATCAGCCCAAAGACCTGCCATGCCCCAACTATGACACCTTCATAGACGACATGAACTTCCTCATTGCTCTAATTGCACAGGGCCCAAC TAAGACTTACACTCACCGCCGTCTGAAGTTCATCATGTCAAAGTTCAATGTGCATGAGATGCTGAATGAAATGGAGGAGATGAAGGAGCTGAAGAAGAACCCTCACAGGGACTTCTACAACTGTAGAAAG GTGGACACCCACATCCATGCTGCAGCCTGCATGAACCAGAAGCATCTCCTGCGGTTCATCAAGAAGTCTTACCGTGTGGACGCTGACCGTGTTGTGCAAATCCTCAAAGACCGGGAGATCACACTGAAGGAGCTCTTTGAGTCTCTCAACCTGCACCCTTATGACCTCACTGTGGACTCACTGGATGTGCACGCT GGCAGACAAACCTTCCAGCGTTTTGATAAGTTCAATGCTAAATACAACCCTGTGGGAGCCAGCGAGCTGCGTGACTTGTACCTGAAAACAGAGAACCACATAAATGGAGAATACTTTGCCACCATCATCAAG GAAGTAGCCAGTGACCTGGAGGATGCTAAATACCAGTATGCTGAGCCTCGTCTGTCCATCTACGGCAGCAACACCAACGAGTGGAACAAGCTTTCCTCCTGGTTTGTCAAGCACAGAGTCTTCTCCCCAAACCTCAAATGGATGATTCAAGTTCCCAGAATCTA TGACATCTTTAGAGGCAGGAACTTTGTGCCACACTTTGGCAAGATGTTGGAGAACATTTTCCTTCCCGTGTTTCAGGCCACCATCGATCCCCagtcaaacccagagctcaGCATCTTCCTCAAGCAT GTCACAGGTTTTGACAGTGTGGATGATGAATCCAAACATAGTGGCCACATGTTCTCCAGTAAAAGCCCCAAACCACAGAAGTGGGACATGAACAAGAACCCCTCCTACACCTACTACATCTACTACATGTATGCCAACATTGCTGTGCTCAACCAGCTCCGTAG ACAGAGGGGGATGAATACGTTCTTGTTCAGGCCTCACTGTGGTGAGGCTGGTGCCATCACCCACCTGCTGGCTGCTTTCATGACAGCTGACAACATCTCTCACGGCCTCAACCTCAAGAAG AGCCCTGTGCTGCAGTATTTGTATTTCCTGTCCCAGATTCCCATCGCCATGTCCCCTCTCAGCAACAACAGCCTGTTCCTGGAGTACGCCAAGAACCCCCTGCTGGAGTTCCACAAGAAAGGCCTGATGGTTTCTCTGTCCACTGACGACCCCATGCAGTTCCACTACACCAAG GAACCCCTGATGGAAGAGTACGCTATTGCAGCCCAGGTCTTCAAGCTCAGCACCTGTGACATGTGTGAGATCTCCAGGAACAGTGTTCTGCAGAGCGGCATGTCTCATGAG GAGAAGATCTGTTACCTTGGTGAGGACTACCTGAAGGAGGGTCCAGAGAGCAATGACATCCGCAAGACTAATGTGGCCCAAATCCGTATGGCATATCGCTATGAGACCCTGTGCTATGAGCTGAACCTCGTCAAGGAGGGCCTGAAGATTGTATAA
- the ampd1 gene encoding AMP deaminase 1 isoform X1, producing MPKVLVPAESGSPKKTDDKMRAFAEKVFASETKDENVRDEISMFDVAEDCPILHHEMAHHLHTDDDAEKRKRLHLCCTVNMPVIAAHVAAAPVVSVDADRPIYLEVPDYQRVAIIGDYAAGVTMDDFELSCKGLYRALTIREKYMRLAFQRFPRTASQFLREIEEESFKPEDQLQPVFTPPPKKGEDPFDTKDLPENLGYVARMKDGVIYVYNDAAAADKHQPKDLPCPNYDTFIDDMNFLIALIAQGPTKTYTHRRLKFIMSKFNVHEMLNEMEEMKELKKNPHRDFYNCRKVDTHIHAAACMNQKHLLRFIKKSYRVDADRVVQILKDREITLKELFESLNLHPYDLTVDSLDVHAGRQTFQRFDKFNAKYNPVGASELRDLYLKTENHINGEYFATIIKEVASDLEDAKYQYAEPRLSIYGSNTNEWNKLSSWFVKHRVFSPNLKWMIQVPRIYDIFRGRNFVPHFGKMLENIFLPVFQATIDPQSNPELSIFLKHVTGFDSVDDESKHSGHMFSSKSPKPQKWDMNKNPSYTYYIYYMYANIAVLNQLRRQRGMNTFLFRPHCGEAGAITHLLAAFMTADNISHGLNLKKSPVLQYLYFLSQIPIAMSPLSNNSLFLEYAKNPLLEFHKKGLMVSLSTDDPMQFHYTKEPLMEEYAIAAQVFKLSTCDMCEISRNSVLQSGMSHEEKICYLGEDYLKEGPESNDIRKTNVAQIRMAYRYETLCYELNLVKEGLKIV from the exons AGACCGATGACAAGATGCGGGCCTTCGCAGAGAAGGTCTTTGCATCTGAGACCAAAGATGAAAACGTCCGTGATGAGATCTCCATGTTTGATGTGGCTGAGGACTGTCCCATCCTGCACCACGAGATGGCCCACCATCTGCacactgatgatgatgctgaGAAACG CAAACGGCTCCACCTCTGCTGCACCGTGAACATGCCCGTGATTGCTGCCCATGTAGCAGCTGCCCCTGTAGTCTCAGTGGATGCAGACAGGCCCATCTACCTGGAAGTGCCAGACTACCAGAGAGTGGCTATAATCGGAGACTATGCAGCTGGG GTGACGATGGATGACTTTGAGCTCTCCTGTAAAGGTTTGTACCGTGCCTTGACCATCAGGGAGAAGTACATGAGGCTGGCCTTCCAGCGCTTCCCACGGACTGCCTCCCAGTTCCTGCGTGAGATTGAGGAAGAGAGCTTCAAACCAGAGGATCAGTTGCAGCCAG TCTTCACACCCCCTCCAAAGAAAGGGGAAGACCCCTTTGACACCAAGGACCTGCCAGAGAATCTGGGTTATGTTGCTCGTATGAAGGATGGTGTCATCTATGTGTACAAtgatgcagcagctgctgacaaACATCAGCCCAAAGACCTGCCATGCCCCAACTATGACACCTTCATAGACGACATGAACTTCCTCATTGCTCTAATTGCACAGGGCCCAAC TAAGACTTACACTCACCGCCGTCTGAAGTTCATCATGTCAAAGTTCAATGTGCATGAGATGCTGAATGAAATGGAGGAGATGAAGGAGCTGAAGAAGAACCCTCACAGGGACTTCTACAACTGTAGAAAG GTGGACACCCACATCCATGCTGCAGCCTGCATGAACCAGAAGCATCTCCTGCGGTTCATCAAGAAGTCTTACCGTGTGGACGCTGACCGTGTTGTGCAAATCCTCAAAGACCGGGAGATCACACTGAAGGAGCTCTTTGAGTCTCTCAACCTGCACCCTTATGACCTCACTGTGGACTCACTGGATGTGCACGCT GGCAGACAAACCTTCCAGCGTTTTGATAAGTTCAATGCTAAATACAACCCTGTGGGAGCCAGCGAGCTGCGTGACTTGTACCTGAAAACAGAGAACCACATAAATGGAGAATACTTTGCCACCATCATCAAG GAAGTAGCCAGTGACCTGGAGGATGCTAAATACCAGTATGCTGAGCCTCGTCTGTCCATCTACGGCAGCAACACCAACGAGTGGAACAAGCTTTCCTCCTGGTTTGTCAAGCACAGAGTCTTCTCCCCAAACCTCAAATGGATGATTCAAGTTCCCAGAATCTA TGACATCTTTAGAGGCAGGAACTTTGTGCCACACTTTGGCAAGATGTTGGAGAACATTTTCCTTCCCGTGTTTCAGGCCACCATCGATCCCCagtcaaacccagagctcaGCATCTTCCTCAAGCAT GTCACAGGTTTTGACAGTGTGGATGATGAATCCAAACATAGTGGCCACATGTTCTCCAGTAAAAGCCCCAAACCACAGAAGTGGGACATGAACAAGAACCCCTCCTACACCTACTACATCTACTACATGTATGCCAACATTGCTGTGCTCAACCAGCTCCGTAG ACAGAGGGGGATGAATACGTTCTTGTTCAGGCCTCACTGTGGTGAGGCTGGTGCCATCACCCACCTGCTGGCTGCTTTCATGACAGCTGACAACATCTCTCACGGCCTCAACCTCAAGAAG AGCCCTGTGCTGCAGTATTTGTATTTCCTGTCCCAGATTCCCATCGCCATGTCCCCTCTCAGCAACAACAGCCTGTTCCTGGAGTACGCCAAGAACCCCCTGCTGGAGTTCCACAAGAAAGGCCTGATGGTTTCTCTGTCCACTGACGACCCCATGCAGTTCCACTACACCAAG GAACCCCTGATGGAAGAGTACGCTATTGCAGCCCAGGTCTTCAAGCTCAGCACCTGTGACATGTGTGAGATCTCCAGGAACAGTGTTCTGCAGAGCGGCATGTCTCATGAG GAGAAGATCTGTTACCTTGGTGAGGACTACCTGAAGGAGGGTCCAGAGAGCAATGACATCCGCAAGACTAATGTGGCCCAAATCCGTATGGCATATCGCTATGAGACCCTGTGCTATGAGCTGAACCTCGTCAAGGAGGGCCTGAAGATTGTATAA
- the ampd1 gene encoding AMP deaminase 1 isoform X4, which yields MPKVLVPETDDKMRAFAEKVFASETKDENVRDEISMFDVAEDCPILHHEMAHHLHTDDDAEKRKRLHLCCTVNMPVIAAHVAAAPVVSVDADRPIYLEVPDYQRVAIIGDYAAGVTMDDFELSCKGLYRALTIREKYMRLAFQRFPRTASQFLREIEEESFKPEDQLQPVFTPPPKKGEDPFDTKDLPENLGYVARMKDGVIYVYNDAAAADKHQPKDLPCPNYDTFIDDMNFLIALIAQGPTKTYTHRRLKFIMSKFNVHEMLNEMEEMKELKKNPHRDFYNCRKVDTHIHAAACMNQKHLLRFIKKSYRVDADRVVQILKDREITLKELFESLNLHPYDLTVDSLDVHAGRQTFQRFDKFNAKYNPVGASELRDLYLKTENHINGEYFATIIKEVASDLEDAKYQYAEPRLSIYGSNTNEWNKLSSWFVKHRVFSPNLKWMIQVPRIYDIFRGRNFVPHFGKMLENIFLPVFQATIDPQSNPELSIFLKHVTGFDSVDDESKHSGHMFSSKSPKPQKWDMNKNPSYTYYIYYMYANIAVLNQLRRQRGMNTFLFRPHCGEAGAITHLLAAFMTADNISHGLNLKKSPVLQYLYFLSQIPIAMSPLSNNSLFLEYAKNPLLEFHKKGLMVSLSTDDPMQFHYTKEPLMEEYAIAAQVFKLSTCDMCEISRNSVLQSGMSHEEKICYLGEDYLKEGPESNDIRKTNVAQIRMAYRYETLCYELNLVKEGLKIV from the exons AGACCGATGACAAGATGCGGGCCTTCGCAGAGAAGGTCTTTGCATCTGAGACCAAAGATGAAAACGTCCGTGATGAGATCTCCATGTTTGATGTGGCTGAGGACTGTCCCATCCTGCACCACGAGATGGCCCACCATCTGCacactgatgatgatgctgaGAAACG CAAACGGCTCCACCTCTGCTGCACCGTGAACATGCCCGTGATTGCTGCCCATGTAGCAGCTGCCCCTGTAGTCTCAGTGGATGCAGACAGGCCCATCTACCTGGAAGTGCCAGACTACCAGAGAGTGGCTATAATCGGAGACTATGCAGCTGGG GTGACGATGGATGACTTTGAGCTCTCCTGTAAAGGTTTGTACCGTGCCTTGACCATCAGGGAGAAGTACATGAGGCTGGCCTTCCAGCGCTTCCCACGGACTGCCTCCCAGTTCCTGCGTGAGATTGAGGAAGAGAGCTTCAAACCAGAGGATCAGTTGCAGCCAG TCTTCACACCCCCTCCAAAGAAAGGGGAAGACCCCTTTGACACCAAGGACCTGCCAGAGAATCTGGGTTATGTTGCTCGTATGAAGGATGGTGTCATCTATGTGTACAAtgatgcagcagctgctgacaaACATCAGCCCAAAGACCTGCCATGCCCCAACTATGACACCTTCATAGACGACATGAACTTCCTCATTGCTCTAATTGCACAGGGCCCAAC TAAGACTTACACTCACCGCCGTCTGAAGTTCATCATGTCAAAGTTCAATGTGCATGAGATGCTGAATGAAATGGAGGAGATGAAGGAGCTGAAGAAGAACCCTCACAGGGACTTCTACAACTGTAGAAAG GTGGACACCCACATCCATGCTGCAGCCTGCATGAACCAGAAGCATCTCCTGCGGTTCATCAAGAAGTCTTACCGTGTGGACGCTGACCGTGTTGTGCAAATCCTCAAAGACCGGGAGATCACACTGAAGGAGCTCTTTGAGTCTCTCAACCTGCACCCTTATGACCTCACTGTGGACTCACTGGATGTGCACGCT GGCAGACAAACCTTCCAGCGTTTTGATAAGTTCAATGCTAAATACAACCCTGTGGGAGCCAGCGAGCTGCGTGACTTGTACCTGAAAACAGAGAACCACATAAATGGAGAATACTTTGCCACCATCATCAAG GAAGTAGCCAGTGACCTGGAGGATGCTAAATACCAGTATGCTGAGCCTCGTCTGTCCATCTACGGCAGCAACACCAACGAGTGGAACAAGCTTTCCTCCTGGTTTGTCAAGCACAGAGTCTTCTCCCCAAACCTCAAATGGATGATTCAAGTTCCCAGAATCTA TGACATCTTTAGAGGCAGGAACTTTGTGCCACACTTTGGCAAGATGTTGGAGAACATTTTCCTTCCCGTGTTTCAGGCCACCATCGATCCCCagtcaaacccagagctcaGCATCTTCCTCAAGCAT GTCACAGGTTTTGACAGTGTGGATGATGAATCCAAACATAGTGGCCACATGTTCTCCAGTAAAAGCCCCAAACCACAGAAGTGGGACATGAACAAGAACCCCTCCTACACCTACTACATCTACTACATGTATGCCAACATTGCTGTGCTCAACCAGCTCCGTAG ACAGAGGGGGATGAATACGTTCTTGTTCAGGCCTCACTGTGGTGAGGCTGGTGCCATCACCCACCTGCTGGCTGCTTTCATGACAGCTGACAACATCTCTCACGGCCTCAACCTCAAGAAG AGCCCTGTGCTGCAGTATTTGTATTTCCTGTCCCAGATTCCCATCGCCATGTCCCCTCTCAGCAACAACAGCCTGTTCCTGGAGTACGCCAAGAACCCCCTGCTGGAGTTCCACAAGAAAGGCCTGATGGTTTCTCTGTCCACTGACGACCCCATGCAGTTCCACTACACCAAG GAACCCCTGATGGAAGAGTACGCTATTGCAGCCCAGGTCTTCAAGCTCAGCACCTGTGACATGTGTGAGATCTCCAGGAACAGTGTTCTGCAGAGCGGCATGTCTCATGAG GAGAAGATCTGTTACCTTGGTGAGGACTACCTGAAGGAGGGTCCAGAGAGCAATGACATCCGCAAGACTAATGTGGCCCAAATCCGTATGGCATATCGCTATGAGACCCTGTGCTATGAGCTGAACCTCGTCAAGGAGGGCCTGAAGATTGTATAA
- the ampd1 gene encoding AMP deaminase 1 isoform X2: MPKVLVPESGSPKKTDDKMRAFAEKVFASETKDENVRDEISMFDVAEDCPILHHEMAHHLHTDDDAEKRKRLHLCCTVNMPVIAAHVAAAPVVSVDADRPIYLEVPDYQRVAIIGDYAAGVTMDDFELSCKGLYRALTIREKYMRLAFQRFPRTASQFLREIEEESFKPEDQLQPVFTPPPKKGEDPFDTKDLPENLGYVARMKDGVIYVYNDAAAADKHQPKDLPCPNYDTFIDDMNFLIALIAQGPTKTYTHRRLKFIMSKFNVHEMLNEMEEMKELKKNPHRDFYNCRKVDTHIHAAACMNQKHLLRFIKKSYRVDADRVVQILKDREITLKELFESLNLHPYDLTVDSLDVHAGRQTFQRFDKFNAKYNPVGASELRDLYLKTENHINGEYFATIIKEVASDLEDAKYQYAEPRLSIYGSNTNEWNKLSSWFVKHRVFSPNLKWMIQVPRIYDIFRGRNFVPHFGKMLENIFLPVFQATIDPQSNPELSIFLKHVTGFDSVDDESKHSGHMFSSKSPKPQKWDMNKNPSYTYYIYYMYANIAVLNQLRRQRGMNTFLFRPHCGEAGAITHLLAAFMTADNISHGLNLKKSPVLQYLYFLSQIPIAMSPLSNNSLFLEYAKNPLLEFHKKGLMVSLSTDDPMQFHYTKEPLMEEYAIAAQVFKLSTCDMCEISRNSVLQSGMSHEEKICYLGEDYLKEGPESNDIRKTNVAQIRMAYRYETLCYELNLVKEGLKIV; the protein is encoded by the exons AGACCGATGACAAGATGCGGGCCTTCGCAGAGAAGGTCTTTGCATCTGAGACCAAAGATGAAAACGTCCGTGATGAGATCTCCATGTTTGATGTGGCTGAGGACTGTCCCATCCTGCACCACGAGATGGCCCACCATCTGCacactgatgatgatgctgaGAAACG CAAACGGCTCCACCTCTGCTGCACCGTGAACATGCCCGTGATTGCTGCCCATGTAGCAGCTGCCCCTGTAGTCTCAGTGGATGCAGACAGGCCCATCTACCTGGAAGTGCCAGACTACCAGAGAGTGGCTATAATCGGAGACTATGCAGCTGGG GTGACGATGGATGACTTTGAGCTCTCCTGTAAAGGTTTGTACCGTGCCTTGACCATCAGGGAGAAGTACATGAGGCTGGCCTTCCAGCGCTTCCCACGGACTGCCTCCCAGTTCCTGCGTGAGATTGAGGAAGAGAGCTTCAAACCAGAGGATCAGTTGCAGCCAG TCTTCACACCCCCTCCAAAGAAAGGGGAAGACCCCTTTGACACCAAGGACCTGCCAGAGAATCTGGGTTATGTTGCTCGTATGAAGGATGGTGTCATCTATGTGTACAAtgatgcagcagctgctgacaaACATCAGCCCAAAGACCTGCCATGCCCCAACTATGACACCTTCATAGACGACATGAACTTCCTCATTGCTCTAATTGCACAGGGCCCAAC TAAGACTTACACTCACCGCCGTCTGAAGTTCATCATGTCAAAGTTCAATGTGCATGAGATGCTGAATGAAATGGAGGAGATGAAGGAGCTGAAGAAGAACCCTCACAGGGACTTCTACAACTGTAGAAAG GTGGACACCCACATCCATGCTGCAGCCTGCATGAACCAGAAGCATCTCCTGCGGTTCATCAAGAAGTCTTACCGTGTGGACGCTGACCGTGTTGTGCAAATCCTCAAAGACCGGGAGATCACACTGAAGGAGCTCTTTGAGTCTCTCAACCTGCACCCTTATGACCTCACTGTGGACTCACTGGATGTGCACGCT GGCAGACAAACCTTCCAGCGTTTTGATAAGTTCAATGCTAAATACAACCCTGTGGGAGCCAGCGAGCTGCGTGACTTGTACCTGAAAACAGAGAACCACATAAATGGAGAATACTTTGCCACCATCATCAAG GAAGTAGCCAGTGACCTGGAGGATGCTAAATACCAGTATGCTGAGCCTCGTCTGTCCATCTACGGCAGCAACACCAACGAGTGGAACAAGCTTTCCTCCTGGTTTGTCAAGCACAGAGTCTTCTCCCCAAACCTCAAATGGATGATTCAAGTTCCCAGAATCTA TGACATCTTTAGAGGCAGGAACTTTGTGCCACACTTTGGCAAGATGTTGGAGAACATTTTCCTTCCCGTGTTTCAGGCCACCATCGATCCCCagtcaaacccagagctcaGCATCTTCCTCAAGCAT GTCACAGGTTTTGACAGTGTGGATGATGAATCCAAACATAGTGGCCACATGTTCTCCAGTAAAAGCCCCAAACCACAGAAGTGGGACATGAACAAGAACCCCTCCTACACCTACTACATCTACTACATGTATGCCAACATTGCTGTGCTCAACCAGCTCCGTAG ACAGAGGGGGATGAATACGTTCTTGTTCAGGCCTCACTGTGGTGAGGCTGGTGCCATCACCCACCTGCTGGCTGCTTTCATGACAGCTGACAACATCTCTCACGGCCTCAACCTCAAGAAG AGCCCTGTGCTGCAGTATTTGTATTTCCTGTCCCAGATTCCCATCGCCATGTCCCCTCTCAGCAACAACAGCCTGTTCCTGGAGTACGCCAAGAACCCCCTGCTGGAGTTCCACAAGAAAGGCCTGATGGTTTCTCTGTCCACTGACGACCCCATGCAGTTCCACTACACCAAG GAACCCCTGATGGAAGAGTACGCTATTGCAGCCCAGGTCTTCAAGCTCAGCACCTGTGACATGTGTGAGATCTCCAGGAACAGTGTTCTGCAGAGCGGCATGTCTCATGAG GAGAAGATCTGTTACCTTGGTGAGGACTACCTGAAGGAGGGTCCAGAGAGCAATGACATCCGCAAGACTAATGTGGCCCAAATCCGTATGGCATATCGCTATGAGACCCTGTGCTATGAGCTGAACCTCGTCAAGGAGGGCCTGAAGATTGTATAA